The genomic window GCTGAGAGGTCTATTGCGGCCTTAAATCTGAATCCACCCAATATAACTAATCTTGAAGTATTGGCCAGGCGTTTATTAAGAGCAGAATCTTTAGCTTCATCACGTATTGAAGGACTTGTGCTTTCGCAAAGAAGACTTGCTAAAGCTGAAGCTAATGAATCTAGCAACAGAGATGAAACAGCAAAATCGGTTTTAAATAATGTTTGTGCGATGGAGAAAGCTATCGAGTTAGGGTGTGAGTCTCATACAATTTTATTAAACGATATTTTATTATTGCATAAGATACTTATGCTTGAGACCACTACACCTGACATAGCTGGTAAATTGCGTGATAAACAAAATTGGATAGGAGGTAATTTTTATAATCCGGGCAGGGCTGATTATGTCCCACCTCCACCAGAAGTTGTTAATGAGCTTCTTTATGATCTAGTTATTTTTATTAATCGTACAGACCTTTCGCCAGTTGTTCATACGGCATTAATACATGCCCAATTTGAAACGATTCATCCATTTGCTGATGGCAATGGCCGAGTTGGTAGAGCATTAATA from Deltaproteobacteria bacterium includes these protein-coding regions:
- a CDS encoding Fic family protein — translated: MPRLVIKSWPANPYALGGKSERRAIRYRAFIPDLIADKQFNLPSNIVTDVSNAERSIAALNLNPPNITNLEVLARRLLRAESLASSRIEGLVLSQRRLAKAEANESSNRDETAKSVLNNVCAMEKAIELGCESHTILLNDILLLHKILMLETTTPDIAGKLRDKQNWIGGNFYNPGRADYVPPPPEVVNELLYDLVIFINRTDLSPVVHTALIHAQFETIHPFADGNGRVGRALIHVALRRHGITNRYVPPVSLVLASDIKNYVIGLTAFREGSFVNWIQIFAKALHKAAIKASELSVKLAQLQELWRRRASYPRNKSSTDSLIEELPAYPIITLATAQKILNRSKQAVNEAITNLANCGVI